In the genome of Desulfobacterales bacterium, one region contains:
- a CDS encoding YgiQ family radical SAM protein, translating into MGENFLPAGKQEMHARGWRTVDVVLVTGDAYVDHPSFGVALIGRWLEQHGFRVAILAQPRYDRPDDFRRFGRPRLFFGISGGNLDSIVANYTGNAKVRDQDPFSPDGNPYFGPERKKEARRRPDRAVIRYANLARQAYPQATIVLGGLEASLRRFVHYDYQQARLRGSVLADAKGDLLVYGMGEKAVLEIARQLADKETLAGIAGTCQRLTDKEMVATSLPAGTLTLPSWREIKQHKNKFMTGERALDRHGRARAATLVRQRQQAAWILQHPPTPPLTTAEMDALHELPFAHAPHPTAGEVPAYRMIRHSVTIVRGCYGNCSYCAVTRHQGPVVTCRGRRSILDEIRRITRQDDFKGTISDLGGPTANMYATSCDNPKKCQRHDCLYPGICGHLKIDEDSFLRLLTEATAIQGVKHLFISSGLRMELLMRTPELLTRILAQHTPGALKIAPEHTSSSVLKLMHKQRPELLPRFLKTCRDLAAKLKKPVHFTPYFISAHPGCTMADMEKLAATIKKLQLPVRRLQDFTPTPGTLSTAMYVTGLDRDTLKKIPVARGAREKRDQRLVLEKINTGKKK; encoded by the coding sequence ATGGGTGAAAACTTTCTACCGGCCGGCAAGCAAGAAATGCATGCCCGGGGTTGGCGGACAGTGGATGTGGTCCTGGTTACCGGCGACGCCTATGTTGATCACCCCTCATTCGGGGTGGCCCTGATCGGCCGCTGGCTGGAACAGCACGGTTTCCGGGTGGCGATCCTGGCCCAGCCCCGTTATGACCGGCCGGACGATTTCCGCCGGTTCGGCCGGCCCCGTCTCTTTTTCGGGATCAGCGGGGGCAATCTCGACTCGATAGTGGCCAACTACACCGGCAACGCCAAGGTCCGGGACCAGGACCCCTTCTCACCAGACGGAAACCCCTATTTCGGGCCGGAGCGAAAAAAAGAGGCCCGCCGCCGGCCGGACCGGGCCGTAATCCGCTACGCCAACCTGGCCCGGCAGGCCTATCCGCAAGCAACTATAGTCCTGGGCGGCCTGGAGGCCTCGTTGCGGCGCTTTGTTCATTATGACTATCAACAGGCCAGACTGCGGGGCTCGGTGCTCGCCGATGCCAAGGGTGATCTGCTGGTTTACGGGATGGGCGAAAAGGCGGTGCTGGAGATCGCCCGGCAACTGGCTGATAAAGAAACCCTGGCCGGAATCGCCGGCACCTGCCAACGGCTCACCGACAAAGAGATGGTAGCAACATCCCTGCCTGCCGGTACCCTGACCCTGCCCTCGTGGCGGGAAATCAAACAGCATAAAAACAAGTTCATGACCGGGGAACGGGCCCTGGACCGGCACGGCCGGGCCCGGGCCGCCACCCTGGTGCGCCAGCGCCAGCAAGCGGCCTGGATACTGCAGCATCCTCCCACTCCGCCCCTGACCACCGCAGAGATGGACGCGCTCCATGAACTCCCCTTTGCCCATGCTCCCCATCCAACGGCCGGTGAGGTGCCCGCCTATCGGATGATCCGCCACTCGGTGACCATTGTCCGGGGCTGTTACGGCAACTGCTCCTACTGCGCCGTCACCCGGCACCAGGGACCGGTGGTCACCTGCCGCGGCCGCCGGTCAATACTCGACGAGATAAGACGAATTACCCGGCAGGATGATTTCAAGGGCACGATCAGCGATCTCGGCGGCCCCACCGCCAACATGTACGCCACCTCCTGCGATAATCCGAAAAAATGTCAGCGCCACGACTGTCTCTACCCCGGAATCTGCGGACATCTCAAGATAGACGAGGACTCTTTTTTACGGCTGCTTACCGAGGCAACGGCCATCCAGGGAGTAAAGCATCTGTTTATCTCCTCCGGGCTGCGCATGGAGCTGCTCATGCGCACTCCCGAACTGTTGACTCGAATCCTGGCCCAGCATACACCCGGGGCGCTCAAGATAGCGCCGGAACACACCTCGTCTTCCGTATTGAAGCTGATGCACAAGCAGCGGCCGGAGCTGCTGCCGCGCTTTCTGAAAACCTGCCGGGATCTGGCGGCAAAATTAAAAAAACCAGTCCATTTCACCCCCTACTTCATCTCGGCCCACCCGGGCTGCACCATGGCCGATATGGAGAAGCTGGCCGCGACCATAAAGAAACTGCAACTACCGGTCCGCCGGTTGCAGGATTTCACTCCCACCCCCGGCACCCTGTCAACGGCGATGTATGTCACCGGCCTGGATCGCGATACCTTGAAGAAGATCCCCGTGGCCCGGGGAGCCAGGGAAAAACGGGACCAGCGGCTTGTTTTAGAAAAAATCAATACCGGCAAAAAAAAATAA
- a CDS encoding rubredoxin, which produces MDKYECPCGYVYDPQEGDYEHGVEPGTAFEDLPDGWVCPKCGAEKIYFEKID; this is translated from the coding sequence ATGGACAAGTACGAATGCCCGTGCGGCTATGTGTACGACCCGCAAGAGGGCGATTATGAACATGGCGTTGAACCGGGCACTGCTTTTGAAGATCTGCCCGACGGCTGGGTCTGCCCCAAATGCGGTGCGGAAAAAATATATTTTGAAAAAATCGACTAG